In the genome of Synechococcus sp. UW179A, the window ACGGGCCTCACCGTCACTGGCAGTTGCCTTCCCTGGCGCTGCACGCTGAGAACCAGAGGCTGACCAACACCGCTGCGATCAATGGCTGTTACGACCTCAGCTGGATTACGCACTGGCTGGCCAGCCACTGACACGATGACATCGTTGACCTGAAGGCCGGCCAGAGCTCCCGGACCACCAGGCATCACCGAGCGGACAACTGCGCCGGGGGGCACGGTCCCACCAGGCTTTGATGCAGGAATCGTCGAGAGACCAATCCCAACCATGGGGTGACTGGCTCGTCCCTGGTTCACCAGCTGCGAGGCGATCGTTCTTGCCCTATTGATCGGGATGGCAAATCCGAGGCCGGCGCCGGGGCCCGAGCGCACCAATGTGTTGATCCCCACCACCTCGCCGGCAGAATTGAGCAAAGGACCACCGGAGTTCCCTGGGTTGATGGCCGCATCGGTCTGAATCAGATCCAGACGCTTGCCCTGGATACCGAGCTGGGAGACGTTCCTATTGAGGTTGCTCACGATTCCCAGGGTGACGGTGTTCTCAAGCCCGAAAGGATTGCCAACAGCAATGGCCCAGTCACCAACTCGCAGTTGATCCGAATCCCCGAGAGGAGCGGTCGGCCAGAGTTCATCTCCCTGGAGCTTCACGACAGCGAGGTCGGTCACCGAATCCTGGCCGACCACCTGGCCGGAAACTCTTCTTCCATCAGGCAATCCCACCATCACCCGATCTGTGTTCTCAACAACATGGGCGTTAGTCAGCACCAGTCCCTGGTCATCGAAGATCACACCACTGCCCTGACCACGTTCCACGCGAGCCCTCGGAGCAGCGGAGCCCCGCAAACCAAAGAAGCGCTGAAAGAACGGATCCATCAGCAGTCCATCAGGTAAGCCCGATCCACCAGCTGTCCGAACGGTTCGCTGCGTTTCCAGTGTGACCACCGCAGGGCCGCTTTTGGCCACGGCCGCTGCCACAAAGGACTGAGCCGACAGACCAGCTGAAGCTGAGACCTGAGCTGCCGCCACAACACTCCTCTGTGGCAAGACAAGACCCATTGGAGCTACAAGCGACAGCCCCATCATCAGCGGCAGGACCCGGCGGCCAACACGCGTAACCGGAGCAGGCTCCTTAACAGAAATGAACGGTGCCACAGCCATGGAGAGGGCGACGACGAATTTCGAGAAACAGACCTTAATCAGGGCAATCCACCGCGGATAGGGGGGATCACCATTGATTCCATGACCAGATGCAACCAACAGTGCGCCCTGAACGAGCACAACTGGGCAAGGAGTAGCGATGATGGAGTCAAGAGAGGGTGTGTCCCAGCTCGACAACCGCCGTCATCCCATGATCAGCAGTCTTTTCCCCCTGATTTACGGACTGGTCTTCCTGGCCCTGCTTTGGCAAGCCTTCCGGGTGATGGGACGCGGGTTCAGCGCAGCAGTGCGTTCTCCAGGCGCGACTAACACTCCTGCTGACCGAACCGGCAAGGTGACCATTCACCCTGAACTCCTGGATGGTGATGGCCGATTGACCGAGGAGGACCTGCTCACCGTTCGATTCAGTGGTGAGGACGAGACTGGTGAACCTGGCGTGCGCCCTAATGAATAAGTTAGGAAGGAAAGCTTCGTGGCAGCACGACTCGGACTCGTAGGGGGAACCTCCTGGTGGATCAAAGAACACGGATTGTTGCCGCGGTGATCAAGTCCGTGAAACTGCCTCCCCGCTTTCGCCTGCGTCTGCTCAAGGAGGATCCCGTTCGTCTGGAACTCAGCCTGACTCCCGCCTACGGCAAAGATCCAATCCAGGTGGGGCTGGTTGAATCACTCGACTTGGTCGCCAGGCGCGACCGAGAAGGGCGTATTCCCAGGGATCTTCAGGGCACCTGGGACTGGACAGTCAGGCATGGCCAGGTGAGTACCGGTGGCTGGAACCCTTACCTGAAAGAAGCCCTCCAGACGATGTTCGAAACTGGACTGCCAGCGATTGTCTACGAAGAACTCACCGGAGAGGAGTACCACCCGGTAGATGGAGCTCGCCACGTGCGTTGACCCCCTCAGACAGCAGCGCCGGACCTTGTTCGCCATCTTGCTGCGTGTAACGCCGTGCCAACGGATACAGCCAAGCCGGCCCACAAGGAGCTAAAAAACTTCCGTCAGGCCTTTAAGGATTTCTTCATGGCCACGCTGAATCACCGCAGTGCACCGCTCATCAAACTGCTCACTGCAATGGGAGCATTAACCAGCATTTTGCTGCTGGGGATTCTCAACTTCATCACCTGATCTCGATCGTCGCCCTTGGGTTTATTTCCCATTGATGATCTTCTGACTGAGCTCTGCTTCCGACTGCACAGCTCAGGAATCCTGATCCTTCAGGCACCACCGGGTGCAGGCAAGACCACTCGGGTTCCTCTGGCATTAATGGGGGAACTGGTCAACGCGCCGCGAGCAGAGGGCCGCATCCTGCTGATTGAGCCGAGACGGCTGGCTGCCAAAGCGGCTGCAACTCGATTGGCTGAGTCTATCGGCGAACAGGTTGGCGAGCGCGTGGGGTACTCCGTGCGCAACGAGCAGAGACGCTCAGACGCCACGACCATCGAAGCCATCACTGACGGGCTATTCCTGCGGCGTCTTCAGTCACAGCCCGACCTGCCTGGGGTGGAGATTGTGATCTTCGATGAATTCCACGAGCGACGCCGCGACAGTGACGTTGCCTTGGCACTTCTGCGGGAAGCAAGACGCTTGCTGAGGCCTGATCTGAAGCTGCTGCTGATGTCAGCAACCCTGCAGCTAGAGGAGCTGAGTGCCCAGTTCGATTCTGCTGAAACGCTCACCAGTCAGGGAAGAGCCTTCCCGGTGGAGACCCGCCACTGCCAACCTCGCAACAAAGAGCTCCTCGAAACGCATGTGCTGCGAGTCCTCGAGGAGGAATTGATCGAGATCGAACACAGACGCCACACTGGTGATGCCTCCCCTGGGGTCCTCGTCTTTCTCCCCGGTGTGCGTGAGATTGAACGATGCCGACAGAGGCTCATGGGAGTGCCGCGTCTGCAGAACTGGCAGGTGCTAACGCTGCATGGCCAGCTCTCCCTCAAACTGCAGACCGAAACACTCAGGTCCTGCGACAGGCGCTGGTATGGACGCATCGTCCTGGCGACATCCATCGCAGAAAGCTCTCTCACCCTGGATGGCATCCGTCTCGTGGTGGATGCAGGACTCAATCGCCACACGCGTTTTGATCCAGGCACCGGCATGGAAAGGTTGGTGACGGTGCCAGCCAGCATTGCCAGCGCAGATCAGAGGCGGGGACGAGCGGGTCGGCAAGGACCAGGCCGCTGCGTGCGGCTTTGGTCAGCATCTGACGAGCAACGCCGACCAGCGCAAGACCCTCCGGAACTGCAACGGGCAGATCCACAACCCACCGTGCTTGCCCTGGCGCAGTGGGGTGCTGGCCTGGGTGAAGACCTCGACTGGCTGGAACCTCCACCCAAACCACTATTTCAAGAGGGGCAGCAACAGCTGAAGCAGCTGAAACTGCTCACGGATCAGGGGCAGATCACAACCTTTGGGCAACAAGTGGCAGCGTTCGGCATGCACCCAAGGTTGGGGCTGATGTTGATCCAGGCGAAGCGTTGGGGACTGGAGGCACTGGCCTGCGATCTGGCGGCGCTGCTGAGTGATCGGGATCTACCCGGCAGCCGTGATGTCGGGTGTGACATCGGCCATCGCCTTCAGCGCCTGAGAGACACATCGCGGTTCAATCGTCATGACGGTCTCGGAGGCATGCGCCAGCAGAGCAGGCAATGGCAAAGACAGCTCCAGTTACTCAAGCCATCAACGGTGCGGTTGGCCCTCAACGAGCCTGAGGATCTCTCTATCGCGCGGCTGATCGCCACTGCATTCCCCGAGTGGCTCGCCCTGGCACGACCTGGACGACCAGGGGCATTCCTACTGCGCCAGGGTCGCGGCGCAGTAGTACTGATGTCAGACCCCCTAAGCAGCGCCGAGGCTCTGGCCATCGCCAGGCTTGACCTCAAGGAGCGTGACGCACGCATTCGCCTGGCGGTTCCCATCAGTCGGCACTTTCTCGAAGATATGGCCTCAGAGCAGGGGGATTGGCGTGAAAACGTTGTCTGGAATGACAAACAACAGGGAATACGCGCTGAGCGAGTCCTGAGCCTTGGTGCGATCGAATTGCAGCGACAGCAACTGCCACGCCCATCAGCCGATCTCGTGAGCCATGCGTTGCTGCAGCGCCTCCGCGACCATGGCCTCGCACTTCTCCCCTGGAACGAATCCTGCGAACAGCTGCGTCGGCGCCTTCAGATTGCCCACAGCTACTTGGGGAGCCCATGGCCGAATCGCACTCTCCAGAAACTGCAAAATGCTCCTGAGCTCTGGATCGGAGAGGCCAGCCTGCACTGCAGCAGCTGGCAGGACCTAGACAGCGGCGACCTGATCGAAGCATTGTGGAGTGAGATCAGCTGGGCACAGCGACGGGAGCTTGAAACACTGCTTCCCGAGCGGCTAATGATTCCCAGCGGCAGAGCAGCCAGAATGACTTATGGGGATGACGAGGCAGTGCTATCGATCAAGCTGCAGGAGATGTTCGGCTGCAGCCAGGGACCAATCCTTCTCAACGGAGCCCTACCGGTGACCCTTGAACTGCTCTCACCAGCCGGCCGGCCTTTGCAGCGCACCAAGGATCTTGCAGGCTTCTGGACCGGGAGCTACAAGGACGTTCGCCGTGAAATGCGCGGTCGCTACCCGAAACACCCATGGCCGGAGTCGCCGATGACAGCGGCTCCCTCTAGCAAGTCGAAGAAGTGGTCGTAATGTCGCATTCACGACAGGCAACAAAACTCCATTGTTTGTTACATTGGTTGAAGTCACGGATCACGACCCATGTCTGACAACGCATCCCGCTTCGGCTTCGTCAACTTCGCTGAAACCTGGAATGGCCGCCTGGCCATGATGGGCTTCGTCATCGGCCTGGGTACAGAGCTGCTCACAGGCCAAGGCATCCTGTCCCAGATCGGCCTCGGTTGATCGCGACAGACCGCACTCAGAGCCATTAGGACTCACAAACCCCATTGGCCTTGCCGATGGGGTTTTTCAATGCCTGCAGTCGTTGCGAGAGAGTATGCAGAGTTGACCTCTGCCCTTGCCCCGTTTCTTCGCAGGCAACCGCCGCGATGGTGCCAGGTTACTGAGCAGTGCCCTGGTGTTTCTGTCGATAGGGCTGACCCAGCTGGACCATCAATGGGGACGAATCCTCAGCGTGATCGCTGGTGCTGTTTGCATCTACTGGGGTTTCGCCTATCGCCGCCTTGATCGCTAACGCCATCCCCAGTTACTCCGTCAAGGAGCTCAACAGCGCGGTTGGCTCACTGCTCGAACGTGGTTTCGCCCCCCGTTTTCTGGTCCAGGGAATTGCGTCCCGCCCCCAGGTCAAAAAAGGGCATCTCTGGATGAACCTCACCGATGGGGAGGCAACCATCACGGTGGTCTGCTGGGCATCGCGTTTAAACCAGCTCGGTTACGTGCCTGCAGACGGGGATGGCATCACGGTGGTGGGGAAACTGAATTTCTGGGCAGCCCGGGCCAGCCTCGCCGTACAGGCCATCGACATCCGCCCGAGTCTCTCCACGGTTGAGCGGCGCTTTGAAGCAGTCAAAGCGCTACTGACAACAGAAGGGTTGATTGATCCAGCAGCACGAAAACGCCTGCCGTTAATCCCCAAGCGAATTGCTCTGTTGACGAGCGTGCCTAGTTCGGCCTTGGCGGACATGCTGAAGACGGCCAGCGAGCGATGGCCTCTGGCAGAGCTGCTGGTTGTTCCAATCCCTGTTCAGGGCGCCGTTTCTCCACAGATCTGCGCAGTCTTAGAGCAACTCAACCAGGCCTATCCCTACTTGAAGCTAGATGCTCTGGTGCTGGCCAGGGGAGGAGGCAGTCGGGAGGATCTGATGGTTTTCGACGATGAGCAGGTCTGTCGTGCCATTGCAGCGTTCTGCTGTCCTGTCGTGACAGGGCTGGGGCACGAGGACGATCTCACCGTCGCCGACCTGGTGGCTGATCATCGTGCTGCCACGCCCACCGCAGCGATCGTCACCCTTTGTCCAAGTCGAGTCTCAGCCCTGCAGACAATCCAGCAGCAACGTTTGCAGTTGATGCAACAACATCAATGGCGTTTTAAGAGAGAAAAAGAGCGGCTCCAGCAAAGGCATCAGATGCTTCAAAGTGTTCAACCGCTCACCGTGCTGCAGCGCAGCCGCCAGCAGTTGCGTCAACGGCAGCAGCTGCTCAAGGCCCTCTCACCAGATCGCTGGTTGACCCGGGGTTTCGCCAAGGTGATGCAACGAGACGGAACGATGCTGGAGTCGGTGAATCAAGCCAATCCCAATGACGATCTGGTGATCCATGTTCGCGACGGACAGATCGGTGTCACGGTCCAATCCGTTCAGACAAACTTGGATTAACACCTCATTCCAGAGAAAAACCTCTGCTTGGGACTCCACTCCCCTATCTGTCGATGCCGAAGAAATCCCAAACAGTCAAGAACGATCCACAGGCGACTTGGCGCAAGGATGCTGAAGCACTGAACTACGAGGAGGCCCTCCAGGCACTCGACCTTCTCTTAGCCAAGCTTCAGGATGAATCCCTACCGTTGTCCGAGCTTCAGAGCAGTCATCAACGGGCGGAGATTTATCTGAGTCGATGTGAACAACTTCTTAGTGAAACAGAACAGAGTGTTCTTCAACTTGATCCTGAGACATTGACCACCCAAACCTATGAGCAGCGGAACGATG includes:
- a CDS encoding trypsin-like peptidase domain-containing protein, with amino-acid sequence MAVAPFISVKEPAPVTRVGRRVLPLMMGLSLVAPMGLVLPQRSVVAAAQVSASAGLSAQSFVAAAVAKSGPAVVTLETQRTVRTAGGSGLPDGLLMDPFFQRFFGLRGSAAPRARVERGQGSGVIFDDQGLVLTNAHVVENTDRVMVGLPDGRRVSGQVVGQDSVTDLAVVKLQGDELWPTAPLGDSDQLRVGDWAIAVGNPFGLENTVTLGIVSNLNRNVSQLGIQGKRLDLIQTDAAINPGNSGGPLLNSAGEVVGINTLVRSGPGAGLGFAIPINRARTIASQLVNQGRASHPMVGIGLSTIPASKPGGTVPPGAVVRSVMPGGPGALAGLQVNDVIVSVAGQPVRNPAEVVTAIDRSGVGQPLVLSVQRQGRQLPVTVRPVEMSALKMP
- a CDS encoding DUF2973 domain-containing protein, giving the protein MISSLFPLIYGLVFLALLWQAFRVMGRGFSAAVRSPGATNTPADRTGKVTIHPELLDGDGRLTEEDLLTVRFSGEDETGEPGVRPNE
- the hrpB gene encoding ATP-dependent helicase HrpB, encoding MGLFPIDDLLTELCFRLHSSGILILQAPPGAGKTTRVPLALMGELVNAPRAEGRILLIEPRRLAAKAAATRLAESIGEQVGERVGYSVRNEQRRSDATTIEAITDGLFLRRLQSQPDLPGVEIVIFDEFHERRRDSDVALALLREARRLLRPDLKLLLMSATLQLEELSAQFDSAETLTSQGRAFPVETRHCQPRNKELLETHVLRVLEEELIEIEHRRHTGDASPGVLVFLPGVREIERCRQRLMGVPRLQNWQVLTLHGQLSLKLQTETLRSCDRRWYGRIVLATSIAESSLTLDGIRLVVDAGLNRHTRFDPGTGMERLVTVPASIASADQRRGRAGRQGPGRCVRLWSASDEQRRPAQDPPELQRADPQPTVLALAQWGAGLGEDLDWLEPPPKPLFQEGQQQLKQLKLLTDQGQITTFGQQVAAFGMHPRLGLMLIQAKRWGLEALACDLAALLSDRDLPGSRDVGCDIGHRLQRLRDTSRFNRHDGLGGMRQQSRQWQRQLQLLKPSTVRLALNEPEDLSIARLIATAFPEWLALARPGRPGAFLLRQGRGAVVLMSDPLSSAEALAIARLDLKERDARIRLAVPISRHFLEDMASEQGDWRENVVWNDKQQGIRAERVLSLGAIELQRQQLPRPSADLVSHALLQRLRDHGLALLPWNESCEQLRRRLQIAHSYLGSPWPNRTLQKLQNAPELWIGEASLHCSSWQDLDSGDLIEALWSEISWAQRRELETLLPERLMIPSGRAARMTYGDDEAVLSIKLQEMFGCSQGPILLNGALPVTLELLSPAGRPLQRTKDLAGFWTGSYKDVRREMRGRYPKHPWPESPMTAAPSSKSKKWS
- a CDS encoding chlorophyll a/b-binding protein, with protein sequence MSDNASRFGFVNFAETWNGRLAMMGFVIGLGTELLTGQGILSQIGLG
- the xseA gene encoding exodeoxyribonuclease VII large subunit — its product is MIANAIPSYSVKELNSAVGSLLERGFAPRFLVQGIASRPQVKKGHLWMNLTDGEATITVVCWASRLNQLGYVPADGDGITVVGKLNFWAARASLAVQAIDIRPSLSTVERRFEAVKALLTTEGLIDPAARKRLPLIPKRIALLTSVPSSALADMLKTASERWPLAELLVVPIPVQGAVSPQICAVLEQLNQAYPYLKLDALVLARGGGSREDLMVFDDEQVCRAIAAFCCPVVTGLGHEDDLTVADLVADHRAATPTAAIVTLCPSRVSALQTIQQQRLQLMQQHQWRFKREKERLQQRHQMLQSVQPLTVLQRSRQQLRQRQQLLKALSPDRWLTRGFAKVMQRDGTMLESVNQANPNDDLVIHVRDGQIGVTVQSVQTNLD
- the xseB gene encoding exodeoxyribonuclease VII small subunit, with translation MPKKSQTVKNDPQATWRKDAEALNYEEALQALDLLLAKLQDESLPLSELQSSHQRAEIYLSRCEQLLSETEQSVLQLDPETLTTQTYEQRNDA